Within Stella humosa, the genomic segment TGCGCGGCGCCAGCACCTTCGGCGGCGACTATGTTCCGACAGCCGACAACGAGCTGGTCCGACGCTACCGTGCCGCCGGCCTGCTGTTCCTGGGTCATACCAACGCGCCCGAGCTGGGCATCGGCCCGACGACGGAGCCCCGCCTCTACGGCCCGGCCCGCAACCCGTGGGACCGCGAGCGGTCGACCGGAGGCTCCAGCGGCGGGGCGGCGGCGGCCGTGGCGACCGGCATGGTGGCGGCGGCCCACGGCAACGATGCCGGCGGCTCGATCCGCATCCCGGCCGCCTGCTGCGGCCTGTTCGGCATGAAGCCGACACGGGCGCGCAACCCCGTGGCGCCGCATTTCGGCGACATCATCGTCGGCATCGCCGCCGACCATGTGCTGTCGCGCAGCGTGCGCGACAGTGCGGCCCTGCTCGACGTCACCGCCGGGCCGACGCTGGGCGACCCCTACTGGGCCCCGCCGCTTGCCCGCGCCTTCGCCGAGGAGGTCGGCGCCGACCCCCGCCGGCTGCGCATCGCCTTCTCCACCCGCTCGCCGATCGGCACGCCGATCGACCCCGACTGCGTGCGCGCGACCGAGGAGACCGCCCGCCTGCTCGAATCGCTGGGCCACACGGTCGAGGAGGCCGACCCCGCCGTCGACGGCGAGGCGTTCTGGCGCGCCTTCACCGCGGTCATCGCCGCCGGTGTCGGCTGGGCGCTGGCCGGGCTGGAGCGGCGCGTCGGCCGCGAGGCGACGCCGGACGACCTGGAACCGTTCGTCTGGGGCTTCACCCGGCGCGCCCGCGAGCAGACGGCGCCGCAGTTCCTGCTGGCGCTGCAGGACATGCAGCGCCATGCCCGCGAGATGGCGGGATTCTTCGTCGAGCATGACGTCTGGCTGACGCCGACGCTGGGATCGCCCGCGGTCCCGCTCGGCACCTTCTCGCTGCAGCAGGGCGGCGACGCCATGGCGATGCGCCGGCAGATGAACGTGTTCGCGCCCTTCACCTGGATGTCGAACGCCAGCGGCCAGCCGGCGATGTCGGTGCCGGCCGGCTGGAACGAAGCCGGGCTGCCGCTATCGGACCATTTCGTCGGGCGCTTCGGCGACGAGGCGACGCTGTTCCGGCTGGCGGCGCAGATCGAAGCGGCGCGGCCCTGGGCCGGGCGGCGCCCGCCGATCCACGCCTAGAAGGGATCAGTCGGGCGGGTGGCTTTGCATGAGCCGCCCGCCCAGCCGAACCGGCGCCACCGACAGCGCCAGGCCGGTGGCGTCGTCGGTGGCGACGAAGACGCCGCACATCGTTCCCTCGCCATCCGCCGGCGACAGGCGCTCGCCCGGCACCTTCTTCACGAAGCGGGCGACAGCGCCCTCCTTGCGCATGCCGATCACGGAATCATAGTCGCCGCACATGCCGGCATCGGTCTGGTAGGCGGTGCCGCGGGACAGGATCTGCGCATCGGCGGTCGGCACATGGGAATGGCTGCCGAAAACGGCCGAGACCCGCCCGTCCAGATGATGGCCCATGGCCATCTTCTCGCTGGTCGCCTCGCCATGCACGTCGACCAGAATGGCGGCGGCCGCGCCCGCACCCATCGGATGGGCCGGCAGCAGGGCGTCGATCGCCGCGAAGGGGCAATCGAGCGGGTCCATGAAGAGGCGGGTCATCAGGTTGGCCACGACCACGCGGCGCCCGTCGGCCAGGGTGAAGGCGGTCGCCCCCTGCCCCGGCGTGCCGGGCGGGTAGTTGGCCGGGCGCAGCAGGCGCGGCTCGGCAGCGAGCGTCGACACGATCTCGCGCTTGTCGAACAGATGGTTGCCGGTCGTGACGACATCGACGCCGGCCGCGAAGAACTCGCGGCAGATCGCCTCGGTGATGCCGAAGCCGGCGGCGGCGTTCTCGCCATTCACCACCACGAAGTCGATCCCGTGGCGCCGGCGCAGGGCCGGCAGGCGGCTGGTCACCGCCTCGCGGCCGGAACGGCCGACCACGTCGCCGCAGAACAGCATCCGCATCGCCGGCTTAATCCCCCGCGGCAGCGGCCGGATAGAACGCGGCCTCGGTGACGATGGCGTCCAGCCGGGCGTCGTGCGGGCCGGCCGGGACCCGGTCGCAGAACTGGCCGTCGAAGGCGACCCCGATCGCGCGGACGGTGCGGCGCGCGCGCAACCCGGCCAGGGTCCGGTCGTAGAAGCCGCCGCCATAGCCCATGCGCCGCCCGGCGGCGTCAAAGGCCAGGAGCGGCACCAGCAAGAGATCTGGCTCGGCCGCAGGCGCCTCTGGCAGCGGCTCGGAGAGGCCGAAGGGGCGCGCCCGCAGGGGATCGCCCGGCCGCCATTGCCGGAAGGTGAGCGGCAGCCCGCGACGCGGCGTGACCGGCAGGCAGAGCGTGCAACCGGCCGCCGCCAGGCGCGCCATCAGCGGCCGCGGATCCATTTCCTCGCCGATCGGGAAATAGCCGGATACCACGGTTTCAGGCGTCACGGCGGGGATGGCGGCGAGGAAGCGATCGGCCAGCCGATCGCCTGCATCGGGGCCGGCATGGCGTGCGGCGTCGGACCGGCGCAGGGTGGCGGCGACGCGGAAGGTCGCCTTCTCGTGCTCCAGGTCGGTATCGCGGTCAGCCGAAGGTGAGATGGCCGAAGATAAGGTGGACGGGGCCGCCTCGGCCGTAGGCATTGCTAAACCCTCCGTGGCCTGCGAACGCAGGTGGGCGCCATGTATCGCGACCACGGTCGCGACAGGGACAGCTCCCTAGAGGTTATGAAAGGCCCCGGGGTGACAGCGTCCTGACGCACCAGGCAGCTCCGTCCACCGCTATAGCTAAGCCTGCTCGAGCCTCGCGGCAATGGTCTCTACGCGTTGGGCGACAAGATCGAGCTCGCGGCCCAGCGTGTCGGCCGCCCCGCTCTGCCCCTCGGCGGCCCGTTTCAGGCGCGCGATCTCCTCGAAGGCCGACGCCAGTTCGTCGGCGATCAGCAGGCCGGCCATCAGGATCACGCGGGCCTCGCCGATCTGGCCGAGGTCGCCCGAAATCTGCGTCGCCTTCTGGTCGATATAGCCGGCGAGCCGGCGCAGGCGCTCTTCCTCGCCCGCACCGCAGGCGACACTGTAGGTGCGCCCGTTGATCGTCAGCGAGACGGACGGCATGGCGCTCAGTGCGTCCGGTCGAGCGCGCCGCGGGTGCGCACGATGACGCTGTCGAGGCGGTGGGCGGCGGCATCCGTCGCCTGGCGCAGGGCGGCCTTCTCGGCCTCCATCTGCGCCAGCGCGCGCGCCAGCCGGTCGCGCTCCTCGGCCAGGGCCTTGCGCTCGGCCGTCAGCACCGGCACGCGGGCCGCCGCGGCTTCCAGCCGGTCGAGCGCCCGCTCCAGGCGGTCGCGGGCACGTTGCATGGTCGAGGGCGGAATCGGGATCGTCGGTGCGGCCATGGATACAGTTGTAACGACCGGCTCGGCAGCGCGTCAATGAAGGTACCCGGGAAGGTGCCCGGAATGCGCCGCGGGGGCCGGGCCGGGGCAAATTCGCCACCGCGGTTGACGAGGGGGGGCTCCGGCGGCAAGTTGCGGGCCCTTTTCCCCCGGAAATCCGATGTCCAACGCACCGACCGCAACCGACCTCCGCGCCATGGCGAACGCCGTCCGCGCCCTTTCGATGGATGCCGTCGAGGCGGCGAAGTCGGGTCATCCCGGCATGCCGATGGGCATGGCCGACGTGGCCGCCGTGCTGTTCACCCGGTTCCTTGCCTATGACCCGGCCGACCCGGCCTGGCCCGACCGCGACCGCTTCGTGCTGTCGGCCGGCCACGGTTCGATGCTGCTCTATTCGCTCCTACATCTCACCGGCTATGCCGACATGACGATGGACGAGCTGCGGCGCTTTCGCCAGCTCGGCAGCCGCACCGCCGGCCATCCGGAGTACGGCCACGCCGCCGGCATCGAGACGACGACCGGCCCGCTCGGCCAGGGGCTGGCGACGGCGGTCGGCATGGCGATCGCCGAGCGCCACCTGAACGCCGCGTTCGGCGACGCGCTGGTCGACCACCGCACCTATGTCATCGCCGGCGACGGCTGCCTGATGGAGGGCATCAGCCACGAGGCGATCTCGCTGGCCGGGCACCTGAAGCTGGGCCGCCTGATCGTGCTGTTCGACGACAACAACATCTCGATCGACGGCGCCACGGCGCTGTCCGTGTCCGACGACCAGCAGGCGCGCTTCCGCGCCAGCGGCTGGGATGTGCAGGCGGTCGACGGCCACGACCCGGAGGCGGTGGCCGCCGCCATCGCGGCCGCCCAGGCGACCGACACGCCGTCGTTGATCGCCTGCCGCACGCAGATCGCCTATGGCGCGCCGACCAAGGCCGGCACGTCGGGCGCCCATGGCAGCCCGCTGGGCGCGGCCGAGATCGCCGGCGCGCGCGAGAAGCTGGGCTGGGATTCCCCGGCCTTCGTCGTGCCCGACTCCGTGCTGTCGCTGTGGCGGAACGCGGGGCGGACGGCCGCGAAGAAGGCCGACGCCTGGCGCCAGCGCCATGCCGCGGCAGCCGCACGCGCGGAGTTCGACCGGCGCATGGCGGGCGAACTGCCGGCCGGCCTGTCGGCAGCCATGGCCGAGTACAAGGCGGGCCTGATCGCCACGCCGCCCAAGGTCGCCACCCGCCAGGCATCGGGCAGCACGCTCGACGTGGTGGCCAAGGTGATGCCCGAGCTCGTGGGCGGATCGGCCGACCTGACGCCGTCCAACAACACCAAGGCCAAGGGCCAGGCGGTGCTGGAGGCCGGGAAGTACGGCGGCACCTACCTGCATTACGGCGTGCGGGAGTTCGGCATGGCGGCCGCCATGAACGGCCTGGCGCTGCATGGTGGGGTCGTGCCCTATGGCGGCACCTTCCTGGTCTTCACGGACTATGCGCGGCCCGCCATCCGCCTGTCGGCGCTGATGGGCATCCGCGTCGTCTATGTCATGACCCATGATTCGATCGGGCTTGGCGAAGACGGCCCGACGCACCAGCCGGTCGAGCATCTGGCCGCGCTTCGCTGCATTCCCAACCTGCGGGTCTTCCGGCCGGCCGACGCGGTCGAGACGGCCGAGTGCTGGGAACTGGCACTGGCCGCCAAGGCCAACCCGTCGGTCATCGCGCTGACCCGGCAGGGCGTGCCGACCCTGCGTACCGATGCGACCGAGAACCGCAGCGCCCGCGGCGCCTATGTCCTGGCCGAGGCCGAGGCCGAGGGCGCGCGCGCCGTGACGCTGCTCGCCACCGGGTCGGAGGTCGGGCTCGCCATGGAAGCCCGCGCCCTGCTGGCCAAGGAGGGAATCGCGGCCGCCGTCGTTTCCATGCCGAGCTGGGAGCTGTTCGCCGAGCAGGACGCGGCCTATCGCGCAGCCGTGCTGGGCAGCGCGCCGCGCGTCGCCGTCGAGGCTGCCGTGCGCCTCGGCTGGGACCGCTGGATGGGCGACAACGGCGTCTTCGTCGGCATGCCCGGCTTCGGCGCCTCGGCCCCTGCGGGCGAGCTCTATCGCCATTTCGGCATCACCGCCGAGGCGGTGGCCGCCGCCGCCAAGGGCCTGGTCTGAGCTTTTTCGGGATTCGGGGAATGTCCGGCCCAACCGGGCCGTTTGCTGGTCGATCCGGAGCATTCCCCGCTCCCCCGCTTCATTGAGTACGGCGCCCGCCGCCACCACCTAGCCGATCTAGCCATTCCCCCCACCCGAGAGCCTGGAGGATCGTCCCCATCATGGCCACCCGCCTTGCCATCAACGGCTTCGGCCGCATCGGCCGCCTCGTCTTCCGCGCCCTGGCCGAGAGCGGCCGCACCGACCTGCAGGTCGTCGGCATCAACGACCTGGGTCCGGTCGAGACGAACGCGCACCTGCTGCGCTACGACAGCGTCCATGGCCGCTTCCCCAAGGAGGTGAAGACCGGCGAGGGCACGATGGACGTCGGCCACGGCCCGATCAAGGTGACGGCCGAGCGCGACCCCGCCAAGCTGCCGTGGAAGGAGCTGGGCGTCGACATCGCGCTGGAATGCACGGGCATCTTCACCAAGCGGGAGGCCGCGGCCAAGCACATCGAGGCGGGTGCCAGGCGCGTGCTCGTTTCCGCCCCGGCCGATGGCGTCGACCTGACCGTCGTCTACGGCGTCAACCATGACAAGCTCGAGGCCGGCCACACGGTCGTCTCGAACGCGTCCTGCACGACCAACTGCCTGGCGCCGCTGGCCTATGTGCTGCACAACTCGGTCGGCATCGTGAATGGCTACATGACGACGGTGCACGCCTATACCGGCGACCAGCCCGTCGCCGACACCATGCACAAGGACCTGCATCGCGCGCGTGCGGCAGCCCTGTCGATGATCCCGACCTCCACGGGCGCCGCCCGCGCGGTCGGCCTCGTCCTGCCCGAGCTGAAGGGCAAGCTGGACGGCACCGCCATCCGCGTGCCGACGCCGAACGTTTCGATGGTCGACCTGACGTTCAACGCCGCGCGCGACACGTCGGTCGAGGAGATCAACAAGCTGATGGCCGAGGCCGCCGCCAGCGCCCGCTTCAAGGGCATCCTCGACATCAACACCGCGCCGCTGGTCTCGATCGACTTCAACCACAACCCGGCCAGCTCCACCTTCGACGCCGGCCAGACCGCCGTCATCGACAAGCGTCTGTGCCGGGTGCTGTCCTGGTACGATAACGAGTGGGGCTTCTCGAACCGCATGCTGGACACGGCCGCCGCGATGGCGAAGCTCGGCTGACCTGAACGGGTGGACGCTGCCGTGGAAGTGCGATCGGCCCACGAGGCGCGGATCGCCGCCACGGCGGCGGCCGCCCTCGGCCGCCCGCTGCTGCTCGTCAGCCCGCGCGGCGGGGCGGCATCGCTGGGGCCGGCCATGTTCGCGGCCATCGTCGATGCCGGCCGGCAGATCCACCCGGACACCGCCGGCATGATCGACTGCGAGGATGCCGAGGGGGACGCGCTGCTGGCGCTCCGCGTCGGCATCGGGCTCGTCATCTACAAGGGCGGCGCGGCGGTGCGGGGGAAATTGCAGGCGATCGCCGCGGCCGGTGGCCGCGCCGTCGTTGCGGAACGGCCGGATGCCCTGGTCCTCCACCGGGAGACGGACGCGCCCGCCGCCTGCCGCCACTGGCTTGCGACATCACGCCGGCCGGGCGCCCCACCCGGCGCCATTGCATAAACAGGCTTGCTCGCCTAATCACTCCGGCCGATCGACGATCGGCCGCCGAAGGGAAGGAGAATACCGATGAAGGTGACCCAGAAGGTCAAGCGCATCCTCGACGGGTACGAAAGCGACAATCCGGGCACCAAGGCCAACCTCGCCCGCATCCTGATGCAAGGGCGGCTGGGCGGCACCGGCAAGCTCGTCATCCTGCCGGTCGACCAGGGCTTCGAGCATGGCCCCGCGCGCAGCTTCGCGCCGAACCCCGAGGCCTACGACCCGCATTACCATTTCCAGCTGGCCATCGACGCCGGCCTGTCGGCCTATGCCGCCCCGCTCGGCATGATCGAGGCCGGTGCCGACACCTTCGCCGGCTCCATCCCGACCATCCTCAAGGTCAACAGTGCCAACAGCCTGGCCCGCGACAAGCACGGCCCCACCCAGGCCGTCACCGGCTCGGTGAAGGACGCGCTCCGGCTCGGCTGCTCGGCCATCGGCTTCACGATCTATCCCGGCTCGGACAATGCCTTCGGCATGTTCGAGGAACTGAGCCTGCTGACCGAGGAAGCCAAGGCCAGCGGCCTGGCGGTGGTCGTGTGGTCCTATCCGCGCGGCGGCGACCTGACCAAGGCGGGCGAGACCGGCATCGACATCTGCGCCTATGCCGCCCACATGGCGGCACTCCTCGGTGCCCACATCATCAAGGTGAAGCCGCCCACGGCCCACCTGGAGCTGGAAGCGGCCAAGAAGGTCTACGAGGCCAAGAAGATCGACGTGTCGACGGCGGCCGCCCGCTTCGCCCATGTCGTGCAGTCCTGCTTCGCCGGCAAGCGCATCGTCGTCTTCTCGGGCGGCGAGGCCAAGGACCTGGACGGGCTCTACAACGAGGTCCGTGCCATCCGCGACGGCGGCGGCAACGGCTCGATCATCGGCCGCAACACCTTCCAGCGCCCGCGGGCCGAGGCGCTCGCCATGCTCGACCAGATCGTCAAGATCTATCAGGGCAAGGCGTGACCAACCCCAAGGACGGCAGCGTGAGGAAACCGACGATGACCGGCGACGAGCGCTGCCGCCTCTATCTGATCACGCCCGCGGTGCTGGAGCCGGTGGCATTCGCCGACCGGCTCCAGGCAGCGCTGGACGGCGGCGACGTCGCCTGCCTGCAACTGCGGCTGAAGGATGTCGACGACGATGCGTTCCGGCGTGCGATCGAACGGCTGATGCCGATCGCGCACGCCCATGACGTGCCGTTCCTGGTGAACGACCGCCCCGACCTGGCGGCCGAGTTCGGCTGCGACGGCGCCCATGTCGGCCAGCAGGACACGCCCTATGCCGAGGCGCGACGGCTGCTGGGGCCGGACGCCATCGTCGGCGTCACCTGCCACGACAGCCGCCACCTCGCCATGGAGGCCGCCGACGCCGGGGCCGACTATGTCGCCTTCGGCGCCTTCTTCCATACCGAGACCAAGCCGCCGCGCTTCTGGGCCACCACCGAGCTGATCGAGGCCTGGAGCCAGGTGACGACCGTGCCCTGCGTAGCGATCGGCGGCATCAAGCCCGACAATCTCGGCCCGATCGTCCAGGCCGGCGCGGATTTCATCTGCGTCGTCACCGGCGTCTGGGACCACCCCGACGGCCCGGGCGGCGGGGTCGCCGCCTACAACCGCGCGATCGCGGCCGCGCTGGCCGGGTAGCCGGCCGGCGATCGGGCGAGCCGGCCAACCTTGCCGCCGGCAGACCTAGCTGTTAGCTTCCGCGGCGCTTTCGCACCGCCCTTGACGCCCTATGGCGGCGAACGGAAACCCATGAAAATCACGGCAATCGAAATCAAGCCCGGCAATATCCTCGACCACCAGAACCGTCTGTGGGTCGTCCTCAAGCGCGAACTGATCCAGCCCGGCAAGGGCGGCGCCTTCGCGCAGGTGGAGATGCGGGACATCCGCACCGGCAACAAGACCAACGAACGCTTCCGCACCCAGGAGACGGTCGAGCGCATCCGCATGGACGAGAAGGAATACCAGTTCCTTTTCGCCGAGGGCGACACGCTGACCTTCATGGACCAGGAATCCTACGAGCAGATCGTCGTCGACCGCGCCAAGGTCGGCGACCCGGCGGACTTCCTGCGCGATGGCATGACCGTCACCATCCAGACGCACGAGGGCGAGGCGATGGCCGTCACCCTGCCGTCGACGGTGACGATGCTGCTGACCGAGGCCGACCCGGTGGTGAAGGGTCAGACCGCGTCGTCGTCCTACAAGCCGGCGATGCTGGAGAACGGCCGCAAGATCCTGGTCCCGCCCTTCATCGAGGCCGGCACCCGCATCGTCGTCGACACGACCGAAGGCACTTACGTCGAGCGGGCCAAGGACTGACCGCACGATGGCCCGCCCCTCCCCCGTCATCAACGTGATGACGCTCACCGCCCGCAAGGCGGCCAGGGAACTGGTCCGCGATTTCGGCGAGGTCGAGCAGCTCCAGGTATCCCGCAAGGGCCCGGCGGACTTCGTCAGCGCCGCCGACCTGCGCGCCGAGAAGACTATCTTCCGCGAGCTGTCCAAGGCACGGCCGGGCTACGGCTTCCTGATGGAAGAAGGGTCGGGCGCCACCGCCGAGGGCGACGGTCGCCACCGCTGGATCGTCGATCCGCTGGACGGGACGACCAACTTCCTGCACGGCGTGCCGCATTTCGCCATCTCGATCGCGCTCGAAGTCGACGGCGAGATCGTGGCCGGCGTCGTCCACCAGCCGCTCACCGACGAGACCTATTGGGCCGAGCGCGGCCAGGGCGCGCACCTCAATGACCGGCGCCTGCGCGTGTCGTCGCGGGCCAAGCTCGAGGACGCGCTGATCGGGACGGGCATCCCCTTCAAGGGCGAAGAGGGCCACGGCCACTATCTGGGCACGCTGGCGCGGATCACGCCGATGGTCAGCGGCGTGCGCCGCATGGGAGCGGCCGCCCTCGACCTCGCCTACGTCGCGGCCGGACGCTACGAGGCCTTCTGGGAATTCGACCTGAAGCCGTGGGACATCGCGGCCGGCATCCTGCTGGTCCGCGAGGCCGGCGGCTACGTCACCACCCCCGGCGGCGATCCCAACGTGCTGCCGAGCGGCGATATCCTGGCTGCGAACGACCGCCTGCACCAACCGCTGGCGGAGCTGATCCGCTCGGTTCCGCGGACGGTCGACGCCGCCGCCTGACCGGCCGCGGGTACCGGAGGGCCGCCCGCGGTTGTGGCCGCGGCCGGCCTTGCGGTACATTTCCTGCACGTTCGACGTGCCGGCGCGGAAGCAAGAGAGGTTGCCCCGGATGACGCATCACCGATCGAGCCGCATGGTCACCGCCGCCTGCACCGGCCTGCTCTTCCTGGCCGGAACCTCAGCCACGCCCGCGCGCGCGGCGGGCGATGTCCATGTCGATCTGAGTGCGCTGGATCAGCTTGGCTTCACCGCCGGCCGCGGCCGCGGCAATGCCCCGGCCCTGACCCTGAAGCCGCCGGGCGAGGTCGCACCGCCGGCCGCCCGCCCCGCCGCCGCGCCGTCGCCGGTGGCTGCACCCGCACCGGCCCCGCCAGCACCGCCCCCACCCGTCGCGGCACCCGCCCCGACAGCCCCGCCGCCGGTCCGCGCGGTCGTCGCACCGCCGCCGCCGGCCGTAGCACCGCCGCCCGCGGCCCCTTCGACCCCGGCGCCCCGGATCGCAGCGGCACCGCCCTCGCCTGCTCCAACACCGCCTGCTCCGACACCGCCGGCCGCCACGCCGGCACCCCCGCCCCTTCCAGCACCGCAGGCAGCCGCCCCGGCCCGGGTGGCCCCGCCGCCGCCGGTGGTGGCACCCCCGCCGTCACGCCGCCGCAGACGGCCGCCCTGGCCCCGCCGCCCGTGGCCCAGCGCCGTGGCGAGGTGCGGGTCGCCTTCCCGGCCGGCGGCAGCGAACTGCCGAACGCCGCCCGCGGCGAACTCGACCAGATGGCCCGCCGCCTGGCCGGCGACGAGGCGCTGCGCCTGCAACTCAACGCCTATGCCAGCGAGACCGGCGACCAGTCGAGCCAGGCGCGCCGGCTGTCCCTGTCGCGCGCGCTGGCCGTCCGCGCCTACCTGATCGACAAGGGCGTGCGCAGCACCCGCCTGGACGTCCGCGCGATCGGCAAGACACAGGATGACGGGCCGGCCGACCGGGTCGACCTCGTCGTGGTCGGGCGCTGATGCCAATGGCCCTGCCCCTCGACCTGCCCGACCGCAGCAGGCCCCGCCGGTGACCAATCCGCGCCGGTTCCTCTTCCGGATGGTGGTCTTCCTGATCCTCGTGGTCGGGGCACTGGCGCTGCTCTATCCCGGCCTGGAAAAGGCCTTCCTGGCCAAGCCGGCCCTGAACGGCATGATCGTCGGGATCATCCTGTTCGGCATCGTCTACATCGTCCGCCAGGTGCTTCAGCTCGAGCCGGAGGCCGCCTGGGCCGACACGCTGCGGCGCAGCGAGCCCGGCCTCTCGGTCATGCGGCCGCCGCGCCTGCTGGGGCCGGTGGCGGCCATCCTGCAGGAACGGCGGGGCCGGCCCAGCCTGTCGGCGCCGGCCCAGCGCTCGCTGCTGGACGGGCTCAGCTCCCGCCTCGACGAAACCC encodes:
- a CDS encoding amidase, translated to MPHADDALDLDAIGQADLVRRKEVSPAELVEAAIARIERVNPQVNAVVIKTYERARAAAAGPLDGPFAGVPFLLKDIACEEEGVPLRGASTFGGDYVPTADNELVRRYRAAGLLFLGHTNAPELGIGPTTEPRLYGPARNPWDRERSTGGSSGGAAAAVATGMVAAAHGNDAGGSIRIPAACCGLFGMKPTRARNPVAPHFGDIIVGIAADHVLSRSVRDSAALLDVTAGPTLGDPYWAPPLARAFAEEVGADPRRLRIAFSTRSPIGTPIDPDCVRATEETARLLESLGHTVEEADPAVDGEAFWRAFTAVIAAGVGWALAGLERRVGREATPDDLEPFVWGFTRRAREQTAPQFLLALQDMQRHAREMAGFFVEHDVWLTPTLGSPAVPLGTFSLQQGGDAMAMRRQMNVFAPFTWMSNASGQPAMSVPAGWNEAGLPLSDHFVGRFGDEATLFRLAAQIEAARPWAGRRPPIHA
- a CDS encoding TIGR00282 family metallophosphoesterase; amino-acid sequence: MRMLFCGDVVGRSGREAVTSRLPALRRRHGIDFVVVNGENAAAGFGITEAICREFFAAGVDVVTTGNHLFDKREIVSTLAAEPRLLRPANYPPGTPGQGATAFTLADGRRVVVANLMTRLFMDPLDCPFAAIDALLPAHPMGAGAAAAILVDVHGEATSEKMAMGHHLDGRVSAVFGSHSHVPTADAQILSRGTAYQTDAGMCGDYDSVIGMRKEGAVARFVKKVPGERLSPADGEGTMCGVFVATDDATGLALSVAPVRLGGRLMQSHPPD
- a CDS encoding 5-formyltetrahydrofolate cyclo-ligase, whose amino-acid sequence is MSPSADRDTDLEHEKATFRVAATLRRSDAARHAGPDAGDRLADRFLAAIPAVTPETVVSGYFPIGEEMDPRPLMARLAAAGCTLCLPVTPRRGLPLTFRQWRPGDPLRARPFGLSEPLPEAPAAEPDLLLVPLLAFDAAGRRMGYGGGFYDRTLAGLRARRTVRAIGVAFDGQFCDRVPAGPHDARLDAIVTEAAFYPAAAAGD
- a CDS encoding cell division protein ZapA encodes the protein MPSVSLTINGRTYSVACGAGEEERLRRLAGYIDQKATQISGDLGQIGEARVILMAGLLIADELASAFEEIARLKRAAEGQSGAADTLGRELDLVAQRVETIAARLEQA
- a CDS encoding DUF4164 family protein, producing the protein MQRARDRLERALDRLEAAAARVPVLTAERKALAEERDRLARALAQMEAEKAALRQATDAAAHRLDSVIVRTRGALDRTH
- the tkt gene encoding transketolase → MSNAPTATDLRAMANAVRALSMDAVEAAKSGHPGMPMGMADVAAVLFTRFLAYDPADPAWPDRDRFVLSAGHGSMLLYSLLHLTGYADMTMDELRRFRQLGSRTAGHPEYGHAAGIETTTGPLGQGLATAVGMAIAERHLNAAFGDALVDHRTYVIAGDGCLMEGISHEAISLAGHLKLGRLIVLFDDNNISIDGATALSVSDDQQARFRASGWDVQAVDGHDPEAVAAAIAAAQATDTPSLIACRTQIAYGAPTKAGTSGAHGSPLGAAEIAGAREKLGWDSPAFVVPDSVLSLWRNAGRTAAKKADAWRQRHAAAAARAEFDRRMAGELPAGLSAAMAEYKAGLIATPPKVATRQASGSTLDVVAKVMPELVGGSADLTPSNNTKAKGQAVLEAGKYGGTYLHYGVREFGMAAAMNGLALHGGVVPYGGTFLVFTDYARPAIRLSALMGIRVVYVMTHDSIGLGEDGPTHQPVEHLAALRCIPNLRVFRPADAVETAECWELALAAKANPSVIALTRQGVPTLRTDATENRSARGAYVLAEAEAEGARAVTLLATGSEVGLAMEARALLAKEGIAAAVVSMPSWELFAEQDAAYRAAVLGSAPRVAVEAAVRLGWDRWMGDNGVFVGMPGFGASAPAGELYRHFGITAEAVAAAAKGLV
- the gap gene encoding type I glyceraldehyde-3-phosphate dehydrogenase yields the protein MATRLAINGFGRIGRLVFRALAESGRTDLQVVGINDLGPVETNAHLLRYDSVHGRFPKEVKTGEGTMDVGHGPIKVTAERDPAKLPWKELGVDIALECTGIFTKREAAAKHIEAGARRVLVSAPADGVDLTVVYGVNHDKLEAGHTVVSNASCTTNCLAPLAYVLHNSVGIVNGYMTTVHAYTGDQPVADTMHKDLHRARAAALSMIPTSTGAARAVGLVLPELKGKLDGTAIRVPTPNVSMVDLTFNAARDTSVEEINKLMAEAAASARFKGILDINTAPLVSIDFNHNPASSTFDAGQTAVIDKRLCRVLSWYDNEWGFSNRMLDTAAAMAKLG
- a CDS encoding class I fructose-bisphosphate aldolase; the protein is MKVTQKVKRILDGYESDNPGTKANLARILMQGRLGGTGKLVILPVDQGFEHGPARSFAPNPEAYDPHYHFQLAIDAGLSAYAAPLGMIEAGADTFAGSIPTILKVNSANSLARDKHGPTQAVTGSVKDALRLGCSAIGFTIYPGSDNAFGMFEELSLLTEEAKASGLAVVVWSYPRGGDLTKAGETGIDICAYAAHMAALLGAHIIKVKPPTAHLELEAAKKVYEAKKIDVSTAAARFAHVVQSCFAGKRIVVFSGGEAKDLDGLYNEVRAIRDGGGNGSIIGRNTFQRPRAEALAMLDQIVKIYQGKA
- the thiE gene encoding thiamine phosphate synthase; this translates as MTGDERCRLYLITPAVLEPVAFADRLQAALDGGDVACLQLRLKDVDDDAFRRAIERLMPIAHAHDVPFLVNDRPDLAAEFGCDGAHVGQQDTPYAEARRLLGPDAIVGVTCHDSRHLAMEAADAGADYVAFGAFFHTETKPPRFWATTELIEAWSQVTTVPCVAIGGIKPDNLGPIVQAGADFICVVTGVWDHPDGPGGGVAAYNRAIAAALAG
- the efp gene encoding elongation factor P; amino-acid sequence: MKITAIEIKPGNILDHQNRLWVVLKRELIQPGKGGAFAQVEMRDIRTGNKTNERFRTQETVERIRMDEKEYQFLFAEGDTLTFMDQESYEQIVVDRAKVGDPADFLRDGMTVTIQTHEGEAMAVTLPSTVTMLLTEADPVVKGQTASSSYKPAMLENGRKILVPPFIEAGTRIVVDTTEGTYVERAKD
- a CDS encoding inositol monophosphatase family protein; this encodes MARPSPVINVMTLTARKAARELVRDFGEVEQLQVSRKGPADFVSAADLRAEKTIFRELSKARPGYGFLMEEGSGATAEGDGRHRWIVDPLDGTTNFLHGVPHFAISIALEVDGEIVAGVVHQPLTDETYWAERGQGAHLNDRRLRVSSRAKLEDALIGTGIPFKGEEGHGHYLGTLARITPMVSGVRRMGAAALDLAYVAAGRYEAFWEFDLKPWDIAAGILLVREAGGYVTTPGGDPNVLPSGDILAANDRLHQPLAELIRSVPRTVDAAA
- a CDS encoding OmpA family protein yields the protein MAQRRGEVRVAFPAGGSELPNAARGELDQMARRLAGDEALRLQLNAYASETGDQSSQARRLSLSRALAVRAYLIDKGVRSTRLDVRAIGKTQDDGPADRVDLVVVGR